The Budorcas taxicolor isolate Tak-1 chromosome 25, Takin1.1, whole genome shotgun sequence genome includes a region encoding these proteins:
- the LOC128069078 gene encoding tripartite motif-containing protein 64-like, with translation MDSDTLQVFQRELTCSICMNCFLDPVTIDCGHSFCRPCLSLCWEEDQTPRSCPECRGLSERPDFKTNIVLKRLASLARQARADHDHSSEEQICVTHQEAKGLFCEADQTLLCGPCSERPEHAAHSHSPIHRAAEESREKLLKRMSSLWKMREEIQISLNQEAKTTQSFEDYVALRKVMIKLEYQRMLLLLREEEQLHLEALEREAKEICEQLKESVFRMSQYRESLKDMYRELTEMCHKPDMELLQGLENVLEMTHLAQIRKPQPMNPELPSWPVSGFLHMLNNFRVNNVLSLMMTVHHATLDDASVLFEDDRPGASRQPQGEACTVSWGARAFTSGRHYWELDVAQSSTWVLGVCKSVFTSDTSISVGAEEAFFLSSTKVNSQYILSTTSPPLVHFVKRPPGRIGVFLDYDNGTVSFYDVFRSSLIYTSLPSAFASPMIPFLCLKSL, from the exons atgGATTCAGACACACTGCAGGTCTTCCAGAGGGAACTCACCTGCTCCATCTGCATGAACTGCTTCCTGGACCCCGTCACCATAGACTGTGGGCACAGCTTCTGCCGTCCATGTCTGAGCCTTTGCTGGGAAGAAGACCAGACCCCAAGGAGCTGCCCTGAGTGCAGGGGACTATCAGAGAGGCCCGATTTCAAAACCAATATTGTCCTCAAGAGGCTGGCTTCCCTTGCCAGACAGGCCAGAGCTGACCACGACCACAGCTCTGAGGAGCAGATCTGTGTGACACACCAGGAAGCCAAAGGCCTCTTCTGTGAGGCTGACCAGACCCTGCTCTGTGGGCCCTGCTCTGAACGCCCCGAGCACGCAGCTCACAGCCACAGTCCAATACACAGGGCTGCTGAGGAGTCCCGG GAGAAACTCCTGAAGAGAATGAGCTCTTTAtggaaaatgagagaagaaatacaaatcagtCTGAATCAGGAAGCTAAGACAACTCAGTCCTTTGAG GACTATGTGGCCTTAAGGAAGGTGATGATCAAGCTTGAATATCAGAGGATGCTTCTGTTGCTCCGGGAGGAGGAGCAACTGCATCTGGAGGCCCTGGAGCGAGAAGCCAAGGAGATTTGTGAACAACTCAAGGAGAGTGTGTTCAGAATGTCTCAGTACAGAGAAAGTCTGAAAGACATGTACAGAGAGCTGACCGAGATGTGCCACAAGCCAGACATGGAGCTGCTCCAG gGCTTGGAAAATGTGCTGGAAAT GACTCATTTGGCACAGATACGGAAGCCTCAGCCCATGAACCCAGAGCTCCCTTCCTGGCCTGTCTCTGGATTCCTACACATGCTGAACAACTTCAGAG TGAATAACGTTCTGAGTCTGATGATGACCGTTCACCACGCGACCCTCGATGACGCAAGTGTGCTGTTTGAGGATGACCGCCCCGGCGCGTCCAGACAGCCCCAGGGCGAGGCGTGTACTGTGTCCTGGGGAGCTCGGGCCTTTACCTCCGGGAGGCATTATTGGGAGCTGGATGTGGCACAATCTTCCACCTGGGTTCTGGGGGTCTGTAAAAGCGTCTTCACAAGTGACACCAGTATCAGTGTTGGTGCTGAAGAAGCATTTTTTCTCAGTTCTACAAAGGTGAACAGTCAGTATATTCTGTCCACCACCTCCCCACCCTTAGTTCACTTTGTGAAAAGGCCTCCGGGTAGGATTGGCGTGTTTTTGGATTATGACAATGGAACTGTGAGCTTCTATGATGTTTTCAGAAGTTCCCTCATATATActtcccttccttctgccttcGCCTCCCCTATGATACCTTTCCTTTGCCTTAAATCTCTGTGA